The Christiangramia flava JLT2011 genome has a segment encoding these proteins:
- a CDS encoding cell division protein ZapA, with translation MSDKLKIKISIADRVYPLTIQPKQEEGLRKAAKKIEAMIKQFEQNYAVRDKQDVLAMCALQFAAQTEQKDIDKSSDMLETEDKLRALNDLLKEHLAS, from the coding sequence ATGAGCGACAAACTGAAGATAAAAATATCGATCGCAGACCGGGTCTACCCGCTAACCATCCAGCCGAAGCAGGAGGAAGGTTTACGCAAGGCCGCGAAAAAGATCGAAGCCATGATCAAACAATTTGAGCAGAATTATGCCGTAAGGGACAAGCAGGATGTATTGGCCATGTGCGCCTTGCAGTTTGCGGCCCAGACCGAGCAGAAAGATATTGATAAATCGAGCGATATGCTGGAAACGGAAGATAAGTTAAGAGCGCTTAACGACCTTCTAAAAGAGCATCTGGCTTCATAA
- a CDS encoding M23 family metallopeptidase, with protein MKRVTSLLFLLAFSLLKAQNSLPQDYFQNPLDVPIVLAGSFGELRSNHFHSGLDIKTQQREGLPVKASATGYISRINIQHYGYGKALYIQHPNGYTTVYGHLQKLAPKLQEYLKKKQYAKESYEIELFPEAGELQVEQGELIAYSGNTGGSGGPHLHFEIRDGSQRPMNAQLFGIDVPDSREPLIEGLFAYALDEEAHVNDSQKRQKLRLIPTSNGNFTTNEVDACGEIGFGISAVDQQDGAYNHNGVFRIDASLNGEQVFEIDFDKFSFAETRNLNRLIDYQYYQSSRKRIQKLFKSPDNPLSMYGELQNYGKLNIKDSLDYQYTIKVTDFKGNEKTITIPIKGRSSNEISKETPPPNFTLVEAGKNFSAKENGIDISIPAGTIYEDAFMDIQFMGDTVKVHKDEIPAASNFTIGFDISEVPAEKRDQLFVARISDYGKPSYSSTYRNGNRITTRTRTFGTYTLATDIQPPRVSPVNFYDGQWISNNETLKIRISDDLSGINSYRATINGKFILMEYEYKNNTLTYDFSDNVITDTADNDLKVIVTDNVGNTTSFTATFHRKY; from the coding sequence ATGAAGAGAGTGACAAGCCTGCTATTTCTATTAGCATTTAGCCTTCTGAAGGCGCAAAATTCCCTGCCACAAGATTATTTTCAAAATCCGCTGGACGTGCCCATCGTTCTTGCCGGCTCTTTCGGTGAGTTGCGATCCAATCATTTCCACAGCGGTTTAGACATCAAAACACAGCAACGCGAAGGTTTACCCGTAAAAGCTTCGGCCACCGGTTACATCAGTCGTATCAATATTCAGCATTATGGCTACGGAAAGGCCCTCTATATTCAGCATCCAAACGGATACACCACTGTTTACGGCCATCTCCAGAAGTTAGCTCCAAAATTGCAGGAATACCTGAAGAAAAAACAATATGCCAAAGAAAGTTATGAAATCGAGCTGTTCCCGGAAGCTGGGGAACTACAGGTAGAACAGGGCGAGCTCATCGCCTACAGCGGCAATACCGGTGGCAGCGGCGGCCCGCACCTCCATTTTGAGATCAGGGACGGCAGCCAGCGACCTATGAACGCGCAGCTTTTCGGAATTGATGTTCCAGATTCCCGTGAACCTCTTATAGAAGGTCTTTTTGCCTATGCCCTGGATGAGGAAGCACACGTGAATGACAGCCAAAAACGCCAGAAATTAAGACTGATCCCTACCAGTAACGGCAATTTTACCACCAATGAAGTGGATGCCTGTGGGGAAATTGGCTTCGGAATTTCTGCTGTAGACCAGCAGGATGGCGCTTACAATCACAATGGTGTTTTCCGAATAGACGCCAGTTTGAATGGCGAACAGGTCTTTGAAATCGACTTTGATAAATTTTCGTTCGCGGAAACCCGAAACCTCAACAGGCTGATCGATTACCAGTATTACCAGAGCAGTAGAAAACGAATTCAGAAATTATTCAAAAGCCCTGATAACCCCCTGAGCATGTATGGCGAACTTCAGAATTACGGTAAACTGAATATTAAAGACAGTCTCGATTACCAGTACACCATTAAAGTGACCGATTTTAAAGGAAATGAAAAGACGATCACTATTCCTATTAAGGGTCGCTCGAGCAACGAAATTTCCAAAGAAACACCTCCGCCAAATTTCACACTGGTCGAAGCCGGTAAGAACTTTTCAGCAAAAGAGAATGGGATCGATATCTCCATTCCTGCAGGTACAATTTATGAAGATGCCTTTATGGACATCCAGTTCATGGGCGATACAGTTAAAGTTCATAAAGACGAAATTCCCGCGGCGAGCAATTTTACGATTGGCTTTGACATTAGTGAGGTCCCGGCGGAAAAACGGGACCAGTTATTTGTGGCGCGTATTTCAGATTATGGAAAACCGAGCTATTCTTCCACCTATCGCAACGGCAATCGAATCACGACGCGCACCCGAACCTTCGGAACCTATACCTTGGCCACCGATATTCAGCCTCCAAGGGTAAGTCCGGTCAATTTCTATGACGGGCAGTGGATCTCGAACAACGAGACGTTGAAAATTCGAATTAGCGATGATCTTTCGGGGATCAATTCTTACCGGGCCACCATAAACGGCAAGTTCATATTGATGGAATATGAATATAAGAACAACACGCTGACGTATGACTTTTCAGATAACGTGATCACTGATACTGCTGATAATGATCTGAAAGTGATCGTGACCGATAATGTGGGAAATACCACGAGCTTTACGGCCACTTTTCACCGAAAATATTAG
- a CDS encoding cysteine desulfurase family protein codes for MNKVYFDSAATTQIREEVIDRMTQVLKETYGNPSSTHSHGRSAKSQIEQARKTVAEILNVKASEIVFTSGGTEADNLALNSAVRDLGVQRIITSRLEHHAVLYTVEQLQECFEIEVEYVDVTACGDIDLQNLEERLKASQKKTLVSLMHVNNEIGNMLDLQETAELVKSHGALFHSDTVQSIGHFKLDLEKIPVDFTAVSAHKFHGPKGVGFAFVRRNSGLKPLIFGGEQERGHRAGTEGVHNIVGLEEALKLAYANLEEERDYVLSLKAYFVEQLQQHINGVKFNGTCSDPEKSTYTLINVCLPVSAEKALMLLFQLDLKGISCSKGSACQSGSDQGSHVLNAFLSEEDLKKPSLRFSFSRYNTKEEIDYVVKTLKDFIES; via the coding sequence ATGAACAAGGTTTATTTCGATTCTGCAGCAACAACCCAGATCAGGGAAGAGGTCATCGATCGTATGACACAGGTATTAAAAGAAACTTACGGCAACCCAAGTTCGACCCATAGTCATGGCCGTTCTGCCAAATCTCAGATCGAGCAGGCCCGTAAGACTGTTGCGGAGATTCTGAATGTGAAAGCTTCTGAAATTGTCTTTACTTCAGGAGGTACGGAAGCCGATAACCTTGCACTGAACAGTGCAGTTAGGGATCTTGGAGTGCAGCGAATCATCACTTCCAGGCTGGAGCATCACGCGGTATTATATACGGTGGAGCAGCTTCAGGAATGTTTCGAAATCGAAGTAGAATATGTTGATGTTACGGCTTGCGGCGATATCGACCTGCAAAACCTGGAAGAGCGTTTGAAAGCGTCTCAAAAAAAGACACTGGTGAGTCTCATGCACGTAAATAACGAAATTGGGAATATGCTGGATCTTCAGGAAACTGCTGAATTGGTCAAATCTCATGGAGCCTTATTTCATTCAGATACCGTCCAGTCTATTGGGCATTTTAAGCTGGACCTGGAAAAGATCCCGGTAGATTTTACCGCGGTTAGCGCCCATAAGTTTCATGGGCCAAAAGGGGTGGGATTTGCCTTTGTGCGACGAAATTCCGGTCTCAAGCCGCTAATCTTTGGAGGGGAGCAGGAGCGTGGCCATCGCGCTGGGACTGAAGGTGTGCATAATATCGTGGGCCTGGAAGAAGCTTTGAAACTGGCGTATGCGAACCTGGAGGAGGAGCGCGATTATGTACTTTCTCTAAAGGCTTATTTCGTAGAGCAGCTTCAGCAGCATATTAATGGCGTGAAATTCAACGGGACCTGTTCTGATCCTGAAAAAAGTACCTATACCTTGATCAATGTGTGTCTTCCGGTAAGCGCCGAAAAGGCCTTAATGCTGTTATTCCAGCTGGACCTGAAGGGCATTAGTTGCTCAAAAGGCAGTGCCTGCCAGAGTGGTAGCGACCAGGGCTCTCATGTGTTAAACGCATTCCTTTCCGAAGAAGACCTGAAAAAACCTTCGCTCAGATTCTCATTTTCGCGTTACAATACCAAAGAGGAGATCGACTACGTGGTAAAGACCTTAAAGGATTTTATCGAAAGCTAG
- a CDS encoding Smr/MutS family protein encodes MSKFKAGDRVELMDDNLQGRVEKITSDFITVRTTEGFLMDFSEADLVRIDDEIDEFDLVDFDSEQVKQEKKIPKKPSSQRVKPKERNAPPMEVDLHIHQLTVSSKNMSNHEMLNLQLDTARHKLEFAMRKRIQKVVFIHGVGEGVLKMELDYLLSRYSNLKYYDADYKKYGLGATEVYIFQNA; translated from the coding sequence ATGAGCAAATTCAAGGCAGGAGATCGGGTAGAACTGATGGATGACAATCTGCAGGGGCGCGTGGAAAAAATCACTTCAGACTTTATAACGGTAAGAACTACTGAAGGCTTTTTGATGGATTTTTCGGAAGCTGACCTGGTCAGGATCGATGACGAAATCGATGAATTTGACCTGGTAGATTTTGATTCGGAACAGGTAAAACAGGAAAAAAAGATCCCTAAAAAACCAAGTTCACAGCGTGTCAAACCAAAAGAGCGCAATGCTCCGCCAATGGAAGTGGATCTGCATATTCACCAGCTTACGGTCTCTTCTAAAAATATGAGCAATCACGAAATGCTGAATTTGCAACTGGATACCGCACGACATAAGCTGGAATTTGCCATGAGGAAGCGAATCCAGAAGGTGGTTTTCATTCACGGAGTGGGTGAGGGCGTCCTGAAAATGGAGCTGGACTATCTCCTTAGCCGCTATTCCAATTTAAAATATTACGATGCCGATTATAAGAAATACGGTTTGGGAGCTACCGAAGTTTATATCTTTCAGAATGCTTAA
- a CDS encoding T9SS type A sorting domain-containing protein translates to MKLLLILFGLFAVLPSYSQLSIQSNDQAEHFLYVRDRELFVQKELRLAQTNTSSLQAALYLRKDAQLLQGEKKDNENIGNGNISVFQTGTSNAYQYNYWGMPVRIPPNLQFLFNDFVAEPLDKITSRKATLIFQLDGKSIPLSISSKWLYKFSGKTYSSWEFLGNDFNLKSGEGFSMKGVNGNNFSEIEGQPINPGSAQIYNFLGMPNDGEIDLEIEKDQVILLGNPYPSALDLNKFLLENTATTGIAYFWDSSKSLNSHYLKDYEGGYGMYSPGANLYLPPAFIRFSDYSFTGETGKFVARRFAPIAQGFMVIGKKTGKIIFKNSQRVYQKPDALLSQFKAPSEDIPSLILNIETDSTYIRQLGLAFRSDSSIEEDHAMDAEMFDEKPNEIAWSISGKNYAINVRPMLDQELIPLNIYLKEAAELQFSISELRNFNPDRIFIYDSREGLYYSIKTGYYKMRLDAGEYLDRFYLSFLEKSPVEPEPLISPASEKLYKPKNVLLNSLEIFQNNLEEQLEIKMLYEANLQMLRLYTINGRLVSLKEFLGQEKEFQLATGNLSTGVYIVKVNTSDAKEITKKIEIRN, encoded by the coding sequence ATGAAGCTTCTCCTGATATTATTCGGTCTTTTTGCGGTATTACCGTCATATTCTCAGCTCAGCATCCAGTCTAATGACCAAGCTGAGCACTTTCTCTATGTTCGGGATCGGGAATTATTTGTTCAAAAAGAGCTTCGACTCGCACAAACAAATACTTCTTCGTTACAAGCTGCCTTATATCTTCGGAAAGATGCGCAGTTGCTGCAGGGCGAGAAAAAAGACAATGAGAATATCGGCAACGGGAATATTTCCGTTTTTCAAACCGGAACGTCCAACGCATACCAGTATAATTACTGGGGAATGCCGGTGAGAATTCCTCCAAATTTGCAATTCCTGTTCAACGATTTTGTTGCAGAACCACTGGATAAGATCACCTCCCGAAAAGCTACTCTCATCTTCCAGCTCGATGGAAAGAGCATTCCGCTGAGTATTTCCTCAAAATGGCTCTATAAATTCTCCGGAAAAACATACAGTTCCTGGGAATTCCTGGGAAATGACTTCAATCTGAAATCTGGCGAAGGTTTTAGCATGAAAGGAGTGAACGGTAACAACTTTTCTGAAATTGAAGGGCAGCCCATCAATCCCGGGTCGGCTCAAATTTATAATTTTCTGGGGATGCCCAATGATGGTGAGATAGACCTGGAAATTGAAAAAGATCAGGTAATTCTTCTTGGAAATCCATATCCGTCTGCGCTGGACCTCAACAAATTCCTTTTGGAAAATACAGCGACTACCGGAATAGCCTATTTCTGGGATAGCAGCAAAAGCCTGAATTCCCACTACCTGAAAGATTATGAGGGCGGCTACGGAATGTATTCCCCTGGCGCCAATCTCTATCTGCCACCGGCATTTATCCGGTTTTCAGACTACAGCTTTACCGGCGAAACCGGGAAATTCGTCGCGCGAAGATTTGCACCGATCGCACAGGGTTTTATGGTCATAGGAAAGAAGACCGGGAAGATCATTTTCAAAAATTCCCAACGAGTATACCAAAAACCAGACGCGCTGCTCTCCCAATTCAAAGCACCTTCGGAAGACATTCCATCCTTGATCCTGAATATCGAAACTGATTCTACTTACATCCGGCAGCTTGGGCTGGCTTTCCGAAGCGATTCTTCTATTGAAGAAGACCATGCGATGGATGCCGAAATGTTCGATGAAAAGCCTAATGAAATTGCTTGGTCTATTTCCGGAAAGAATTACGCCATCAATGTTAGGCCAATGTTAGACCAGGAACTTATTCCGCTGAATATTTATCTGAAAGAAGCGGCGGAATTGCAGTTTTCGATTAGTGAATTACGAAATTTCAATCCTGACCGCATATTTATTTACGATTCCAGGGAAGGCCTGTATTACAGCATCAAAACCGGTTATTATAAAATGAGGCTGGATGCCGGCGAATACCTGGACCGATTTTATCTTAGCTTTCTTGAAAAATCTCCTGTTGAACCGGAACCTTTGATTTCCCCGGCCTCTGAAAAGCTCTACAAACCCAAAAATGTACTGCTGAACAGTTTAGAAATCTTTCAGAATAATCTGGAAGAACAATTGGAAATCAAAATGCTTTACGAAGCAAATCTTCAAATGCTACGCCTTTATACGATTAACGGAAGGCTTGTTTCCCTAAAAGAGTTCCTAGGCCAGGAAAAAGAATTTCAGCTTGCTACAGGAAATTTGAGCACGGGTGTGTATATTGTAAAGGTCAATACTTCAGACGCCAAGGAGATAACCAAGAAAATAGAAATAAGGAATTGA
- a CDS encoding DUF2752 domain-containing protein encodes MINPEEYMLPCLNKTLFGVDCTGCGAQRAAFLLVKGNFSEAFIMYPAIYPIALLLIFLFVNLFVKFRNDHIIKLSLIIFTAAVMIISYLIKMYSFFNLTN; translated from the coding sequence TTGATCAACCCGGAAGAATACATGTTGCCCTGCCTGAATAAAACGCTTTTTGGTGTGGATTGCACTGGCTGCGGAGCGCAAAGAGCGGCATTTTTGCTGGTGAAAGGTAACTTTTCCGAAGCATTTATCATGTATCCCGCGATTTATCCTATCGCTTTATTGTTGATCTTCCTGTTTGTGAACCTATTTGTAAAATTTAGAAATGACCATATCATCAAATTGTCGCTCATCATTTTTACCGCAGCGGTTATGATCATTTCTTACCTTATCAAAATGTATTCATTCTTTAACCTAACCAATTAA
- a CDS encoding CCC motif membrane protein encodes MEKRELPNSTLILVFGILSIVGCCCYGVAGLVFGIIALVMAKKAIEIYNAEPELYTGYQNVKTGRILAIIGIVLSALGIITSLISFLFFGGINAWQEVMEEMGRQYGG; translated from the coding sequence ATGGAAAAAAGAGAATTACCTAACTCCACACTCATCCTGGTTTTCGGGATACTTTCGATCGTTGGCTGTTGCTGCTACGGTGTTGCCGGGCTTGTCTTCGGGATCATCGCCCTGGTCATGGCAAAAAAAGCTATCGAGATCTATAATGCAGAACCAGAACTCTACACCGGTTACCAGAATGTGAAGACCGGTCGTATCCTGGCGATCATCGGGATCGTGCTGAGTGCGCTGGGTATCATCACCTCACTGATCAGCTTCCTGTTTTTTGGAGGTATCAATGCCTGGCAGGAAGTCATGGAGGAAATGGGCCGCCAATACGGCGGATAA
- the rocD gene encoding ornithine--oxo-acid transaminase — protein sequence MPLPKINSSEEAIKLEDQHGAHNYHPLPAVLSRGEGVHVWDVEGNKYYDFLSAYSAVNQGHCHPKIVNALHEQASKLALTSRAFHNDILGAYEQYATEYFGFDKLLPMNTGAEAVETAIKIARKWAYERKGVKEADANIIVCENNFHGRTTTIISFSNDEEARRNFGPYTPGFIKIPYDDPEALEAAIENNQNIAGFLVEPIQGEAGVYTPSSDFLARAKEICSKHNVLFMADEIQTGIGRTGGLLAVCGNCTCQGHCERQEETYVRPDILILGKALSGGNYPVSAVLADDEVMDVIQPGQHGSTFGGNPVAAAVAVAALDVVRDEHLTQNARNLGNLFRRLLDDYIRESNIVELVRGRGLLNAIVINDSPESSTAWDICVALKENGLLAKPTHGNIIRFAPPLVMTEEQLRDCVNIIVTTLKQFEK from the coding sequence ATGCCATTACCTAAAATCAATTCTTCTGAAGAAGCCATTAAACTTGAAGACCAGCATGGTGCTCATAATTACCATCCGCTACCTGCCGTACTAAGCAGGGGTGAAGGAGTGCACGTATGGGATGTTGAGGGTAATAAATATTACGATTTCCTTTCGGCTTATTCCGCAGTAAACCAGGGCCACTGTCACCCAAAGATCGTGAATGCCCTGCACGAGCAGGCGTCCAAGCTGGCACTTACTTCCAGGGCTTTTCACAACGATATCCTGGGAGCCTATGAACAATATGCTACGGAATATTTCGGTTTTGATAAGCTATTACCCATGAATACCGGGGCTGAGGCCGTGGAAACTGCAATCAAAATTGCCAGAAAATGGGCCTATGAACGCAAGGGGGTAAAAGAAGCCGACGCCAATATTATCGTTTGCGAAAATAATTTCCACGGAAGGACTACCACCATTATTTCATTTTCTAACGATGAGGAAGCAAGGAGAAATTTTGGGCCCTATACGCCGGGATTCATTAAAATTCCTTACGATGATCCGGAAGCTTTGGAAGCAGCCATTGAAAACAATCAGAATATAGCAGGATTTTTAGTGGAACCTATTCAGGGTGAAGCCGGGGTCTACACACCGTCTTCTGATTTTCTAGCGCGTGCCAAAGAAATTTGCAGCAAACATAACGTGTTGTTCATGGCCGATGAGATACAGACTGGAATTGGCCGTACCGGCGGACTCCTGGCTGTTTGTGGAAATTGTACCTGCCAGGGGCATTGTGAGAGACAGGAAGAAACTTATGTTAGACCTGATATCCTGATTCTAGGGAAAGCTCTTTCCGGAGGGAATTACCCGGTTTCAGCAGTACTGGCAGATGACGAAGTAATGGATGTCATCCAGCCGGGACAACATGGTTCCACTTTTGGAGGTAACCCGGTGGCAGCCGCTGTGGCCGTTGCGGCTCTGGATGTGGTAAGAGATGAGCATCTTACCCAGAATGCTCGAAACCTGGGGAACCTTTTCAGAAGGTTACTGGATGATTATATCAGGGAATCAAATATCGTGGAACTGGTTCGTGGCCGTGGGCTGCTAAATGCCATTGTGATCAACGATTCTCCTGAGAGTTCTACCGCCTGGGATATTTGTGTGGCATTAAAGGAAAACGGTTTGCTTGCCAAACCAACACACGGAAATATCATTCGTTTTGCGCCGCCTTTGGTGATGACCGAAGAGCAGTTGCGAGATTGCGTGAATATTATCGTAACTACCCTGAAGCAGTTTGAGAAATAA
- the rlmD gene encoding 23S rRNA (uracil(1939)-C(5))-methyltransferase RlmD, which translates to MGRRNRNKLFTEIEVTDAGAKGKAVAKTPDGRVVFIDNAVPGDVVDIQTTKKRKSYYQGTATEFHKLSSKRTEPVCQHFGTCGGCKWQNMEYRYQLEYKQNEVENNLRRLGKIELPEVTPILGSKDIYFYRNKMEFSFSDSRWLTQKEIQSGENIENRNALGFHIPGMWDKILDIKKCHLQEDPSNEIRNFVKTFATENEMAFFNTRQQEGLLRTLMIRTTSTGEIMVLIQFYEDRKDQRELLLQAVAQKFPQITSLQYVINQKANDTIYDQEVICFQGRDHIFEEMEGLKFKINAKSFYQTNSEQAYNLYKITREYAQLKGDELVYDLYTGTGTIAQFIARSAKKVIGVEAVPEAIKDAKENAQNNNIENVEFYVGDMRKVFTSGFVAKHGKPDVIITDPPRDGMHQDVVNQIIGILPERIVYVSCNSATQARDLALLDAHYKVTAVRPVDMFPQTHHVENVVCLEKRS; encoded by the coding sequence ATGGGAAGAAGAAACAGAAACAAGCTTTTTACCGAAATTGAAGTGACCGATGCCGGTGCAAAAGGTAAAGCTGTAGCTAAAACTCCAGATGGCCGAGTGGTCTTTATCGATAATGCCGTTCCCGGCGATGTGGTAGATATCCAAACGACTAAAAAACGGAAATCATACTACCAGGGAACAGCTACGGAGTTCCATAAATTATCCAGCAAAAGAACCGAGCCTGTTTGCCAGCATTTTGGAACCTGTGGTGGTTGCAAATGGCAAAATATGGAATATCGTTACCAGTTGGAATATAAGCAAAACGAGGTGGAGAACAATTTGCGACGCCTTGGAAAGATCGAATTGCCCGAGGTGACACCCATTTTAGGTTCCAAAGACATTTATTTTTACCGCAATAAAATGGAGTTTTCTTTTAGTGACAGCCGCTGGCTTACACAAAAAGAAATCCAAAGTGGTGAAAACATCGAAAACCGGAATGCTCTGGGATTTCATATCCCAGGAATGTGGGACAAAATTCTCGATATTAAAAAATGCCATTTGCAGGAAGACCCTAGCAATGAAATCCGAAATTTCGTGAAAACATTTGCTACAGAAAATGAGATGGCTTTCTTCAATACCCGTCAACAGGAAGGGTTACTTAGAACTTTAATGATCAGGACCACTTCTACCGGTGAGATCATGGTACTGATTCAGTTCTATGAAGACCGAAAAGACCAGAGAGAGCTATTGCTACAAGCAGTAGCGCAAAAATTTCCGCAGATTACTTCCCTGCAATATGTGATCAATCAAAAGGCAAACGATACGATCTATGACCAGGAAGTAATATGTTTCCAGGGGCGCGATCATATTTTTGAAGAAATGGAAGGCCTGAAGTTTAAGATCAACGCTAAATCTTTTTATCAGACCAATTCCGAACAAGCATACAATTTATACAAGATCACCCGGGAATACGCCCAGCTGAAAGGTGACGAACTGGTTTACGATCTTTATACCGGAACGGGGACGATCGCTCAATTCATTGCCAGATCCGCCAAAAAGGTGATTGGCGTGGAAGCTGTGCCGGAGGCAATCAAAGATGCCAAAGAAAACGCCCAAAATAATAATATCGAAAATGTAGAGTTCTATGTTGGAGATATGCGCAAGGTTTTTACTTCAGGTTTTGTGGCCAAGCACGGTAAGCCAGATGTGATCATTACCGATCCGCCTCGTGATGGGATGCACCAGGATGTGGTAAACCAGATTATTGGTATATTGCCGGAAAGGATTGTTTACGTAAGTTGTAATTCAGCAACCCAGGCAAGAGACCTGGCACTGCTGGACGCACATTATAAAGTCACAGCGGTACGGCCGGTAGATATGTTCCCGCAAACGCATCACGTTGAAAATGTTGTTTGTTTAGAAAAGCGTTCATGA
- a CDS encoding DUF6452 family protein: MKKYSFGFLIVGLLVLLGCQRDDLCPGSTNTTPLLIIRFYDFEAPDEPTPPQNLSIAEIPETETDSLSWATYVDDEGNTVTLRRRSQDSIAIPLRTDQNLTRFYFILDTEIDENGFVTSGNADTLTFSYDLQEEYLNRACSFQRKFINLKVNRTAEEDGQNWIREINIEENNVEDENQAHVSIYF; encoded by the coding sequence ATGAAAAAATACAGTTTCGGGTTTTTAATTGTTGGATTATTGGTATTGCTGGGCTGCCAGCGGGACGATCTTTGTCCGGGCAGCACAAATACCACACCCCTGCTCATCATCAGGTTTTACGATTTTGAAGCACCCGATGAACCAACTCCTCCGCAGAATTTAAGTATCGCTGAAATTCCTGAGACAGAAACCGACTCCCTAAGCTGGGCGACCTATGTGGATGATGAGGGAAATACCGTTACCCTGCGCCGAAGAAGCCAGGATAGTATCGCCATTCCGCTTAGAACTGATCAAAATCTGACTCGTTTTTATTTCATACTGGATACTGAAATCGATGAAAACGGATTTGTGACCAGCGGAAACGCAGACACGCTGACCTTTAGCTACGACCTGCAGGAGGAATACCTCAATCGCGCCTGCTCCTTCCAAAGAAAATTTATCAATTTGAAGGTAAATCGCACCGCCGAAGAAGATGGCCAAAACTGGATCAGGGAAATTAATATCGAAGAAAATAATGTGGAAGATGAAAACCAAGCCCATGTTTCGATATACTTTTAG
- a CDS encoding DUF6048 family protein, whose translation MFRYTFSLLMMLASAVALSQQASDTINYKDKYGLRIGVDLSKPVRSLLDDQYRGLELLGDYRVTENFYAAAELGNEKLTYDGDNISTFSTGSYIKLGADYNAYENWQDMQNMIFVGMRYGFSTFSQTLNSYAIYTSSNYYGDHIVEANEQTKGLNASWVELMGGIKVEVLNNLFLSLNVQLKRRISEKAPEEYDNLTIPGFGRTYDQSNFGAGYGYSISYMIPLYKKAHQASEKEQDETGN comes from the coding sequence ATGTTTCGATATACTTTTAGTCTTCTTATGATGCTGGCTTCTGCCGTGGCTTTGAGTCAGCAGGCTTCAGATACCATTAATTATAAAGACAAATATGGTTTGCGAATTGGTGTGGACCTTAGCAAACCGGTGCGCTCCCTGTTAGATGACCAGTATCGGGGTCTGGAATTGCTGGGAGATTATCGCGTCACGGAAAATTTCTATGCCGCCGCCGAACTTGGAAATGAAAAACTAACCTACGATGGGGATAATATTTCCACATTTTCAACCGGAAGTTATATCAAGCTTGGAGCAGATTACAATGCCTACGAAAACTGGCAGGACATGCAAAATATGATATTTGTAGGAATGCGTTACGGATTTTCCACTTTTTCCCAAACCCTGAATTCCTACGCCATTTACACTTCCTCCAATTATTACGGAGACCATATCGTGGAAGCCAACGAGCAAACAAAAGGCCTGAATGCCAGCTGGGTTGAATTAATGGGCGGTATCAAAGTAGAAGTCCTGAACAACCTTTTCCTGTCCCTGAACGTGCAGTTGAAAAGACGCATTAGTGAAAAAGCTCCTGAGGAATACGACAATCTTACCATTCCCGGCTTCGGAAGAACTTATGACCAATCCAATTTTGGAGCTGGATACGGGTATTCTATTTCCTATATGATCCCGCTTTATAAGAAAGCGCACCAGGCTTCAGAAAAAGAACAGGACGAAACCGGCAATTAA